Part of the Tolypothrix sp. PCC 7910 genome, TTTGGGATTGAGCAATTGACATCAAAGCCTGTGCGTAAGGTTGGGCGATTTCGGCTGTTTCTACATTACTTTTCATCAGCTTCCTCCCACCTGTGCGATACTGCGGTCAATTATTGTTTGTTGAACATCGTCAGCAATACCAGTCCGCAGTTCTGACTCGACTTTTTGCAATGCTAATGCAGCTACCCGCTGCCGTAATTCGGTCAGCGCTCGCTCTCTTTCTGTGTTCAAATCTGCTGCTGCTGTTTGTTGCAAGCGTTCTACGTCTTGCGCTGCTTTTGCCAACAGAGCTTCTTTAGCCGCTTGGGCGCTTTCTTCGGCAGCTTTGCGGATGCGTTGCGCCTCTGCCTGAGCTTGAGTTAACTGCTCTTGTGCCTGAGATAAAGCAATTTGTGCCTCTTTTTGGCGCTTTTCTGCTTCCCGAACTGCGGTTTCAATATTTGACCGTCGCTCGGTGAGGATATTGCTTAAAACTTTACGTCCGAAGTAGAATAATATGCCAACCAGAATCGCTAGGTTAATGAGATTGGTTTCAAACAAGTCTAGGTTTAGACCGAAACCACCTTCAGCTGCGCCTTCTGCTAATTCAGAGTGTTCTGTGGCAAGTAATAAGAATGTGCCCATGTTACCCATCTACAAGTGCGCTGCTCGCTTGCTAATACGTTGTATTTTCCCCAAGGGAAATAAAGTTCCTTAACCTCCCCAAGGAAATCAAGTTTCTTAACTTCCCGAAGGAAAAAAGTGCCTTTTTTGACACTTAATTAAGCGCTTCTTGGCAATTGCCCTTCTGCGCGTATGCTTTCACAGAACCTAATACTGTCGCTTATCTAGCGAGAGCCGGCCCTAATAGTTTTTCTAGAATCTGTCTGCTTAGAGCATCAACTTGTTGTTCTAACTCGCTAAAAGCTTGTTGTTTTTGTTGCTCTATTTCAATAGCAGCTCGTTCTCTTTCTTGTTGAGCTTCCTGTTGCGCTTCAGCGATTTTTTGGGCAGTAATTTTCTTAGCTTCCAACTGAGCTGCTTCTATAGCCGCTTGCGATTGCCTGCGAGCGTCTGCTAGTTGTTGCTCATATTCCTGGGTTAAGCGTTCGGCTTTAGCCAAGCGTTCTTTGGCATCAAGGGTATTCGTTCGGATGTAATTATCGCGATCGTCCAGCACCTTGGTCAGTGGCTTATAGAAAATTACATTCAACAAAGCTGCTAACAACAGGAACTGCAATGCCATCAATGGCAAAGTAGCATCGAAATCAAACATTTCTCTCCTCTTTGGCTGGAGTAGCAGTGTTCATGGCTAGCAATAACATCCAACCGTTTATATTTTAGGAACCCTTAGCCAACAAGGGTCACTTACATCAGAACGACTAAATACCCAAAAGATTTTAATTGTAGAGGCGTGAAGATTCACGTCTCTACAATCATAAAACTTTTAGGTCTTAGGAAAATGGGTTAGCGAATAGCAACACCAAAGCGATTACCAGACCGTAAATGGTTAGGGATTCCATGAACGCCAAGGTTAACAGTAGAGTACCCCGAATTTTGCCTTCTGCTTCGGGTTGACGGGCGATACCTTCTACTGCTTGACCTGCGGCATTACCTTGACCGATACCAGGGCCAATTGCAGCTAAACCAATTGCTAGAGCAGCAGCCAGAACTGAAGCAGCAGAAACTAATGGATCCATGATGATTTTCCTTGCTTGAAGTACAGAACTAACAAAAGTAGGTTAACTAGTAAAGACGTGGTTTCCACGCTGCACCAAGTTCTCACAAATCGCACTGGGCGATGTTTTGAGCATCTATGCTCGTCGGAACTGTGCTATCTCCTGAGAAGCGTTAATGATGCTCCTCATGCTCATCTCCACCATGTCCCTCCATCGCCTCATGAATATACGCCCCAGCCAGGGTAGCAAATACCAGGGCTTGGATGGCACTGGTAAATAAACCCAAAGCCATAACAGGCAGAGGTATAAATAGAGGAACAAGCAGAACCAGCACCGCTACAACCAATTCATCCGCCAATATGTTCCCGAATAGACGGAAGCTTAGGGAGAGGGGCTTGGTGAAATCTTCTAGGATCGCGATCGGCAACAGAACAGGCGTTGGCTCAATATACTTTTTAAAGTAGCCCAAACCCCGCTTGCTAAAACCCGCGTAAAAGTACGCTAAAGAGGTCAGCAATGCCAATGCTACGGTCGTATTGATGTCATTGGTGGGAGCTGCCAATTCACCTGAAGGTAACTTGATTAGTTTCCAAGGGATGAGCGCGCCTGACCAGTTCGATACGAAGATAAACAAGAACAATGTGCCAATGAATGGCACCCAAGGGCGGTACTCTTTCTCACCAAGTTGGTTTTTTGCCAGATCCCGAATAAATTCTAGGGCATATTCCATCAAATTTTGGATGCCGCGAGGAATTCTTTGAGCATTGCGAGTAGCAGCTAGTGAAGCTATTACTAGAACGCCAATCACAAACCATGAGGTGAGAAAAACCTGCCCATGAATTTTCAGATTGCCCAATTGCCAGTAGAAATGATGACCTACTTCTAATTCGGCTAGGGGAAATGAATTAAAGGCGTTTAAGACACTAAGCATTTGCATTCTTCAAGCATTTTCCCCAACGAGCGAGGATGGGAGTATTATCTTTGTGAGCCTGACTTGTT contains:
- the atpE gene encoding ATP synthase F0 subunit C; this encodes MDPLVSAASVLAAALAIGLAAIGPGIGQGNAAGQAVEGIARQPEAEGKIRGTLLLTLAFMESLTIYGLVIALVLLFANPFS
- a CDS encoding F0F1 ATP synthase subunit B; protein product: MGNMGTFLLLATEHSELAEGAAEGGFGLNLDLFETNLINLAILVGILFYFGRKVLSNILTERRSNIETAVREAEKRQKEAQIALSQAQEQLTQAQAEAQRIRKAAEESAQAAKEALLAKAAQDVERLQQTAAADLNTERERALTELRQRVAALALQKVESELRTGIADDVQQTIIDRSIAQVGGS
- the atpB gene encoding F0F1 ATP synthase subunit A — protein: MQMLSVLNAFNSFPLAELEVGHHFYWQLGNLKIHGQVFLTSWFVIGVLVIASLAATRNAQRIPRGIQNLMEYALEFIRDLAKNQLGEKEYRPWVPFIGTLFLFIFVSNWSGALIPWKLIKLPSGELAAPTNDINTTVALALLTSLAYFYAGFSKRGLGYFKKYIEPTPVLLPIAILEDFTKPLSLSFRLFGNILADELVVAVLVLLVPLFIPLPVMALGLFTSAIQALVFATLAGAYIHEAMEGHGGDEHEEHH
- a CDS encoding F0F1 ATP synthase subunit B', with the protein product MFDFDATLPLMALQFLLLAALLNVIFYKPLTKVLDDRDNYIRTNTLDAKERLAKAERLTQEYEQQLADARRQSQAAIEAAQLEAKKITAQKIAEAQQEAQQERERAAIEIEQQKQQAFSELEQQVDALSRQILEKLLGPALAR